AAAAATTATTAGGTAATATTATTTGAACCTCTGCACCTTTACCTAATTTATCAATGATATATTTAGCAAAACTTTTCAAAAAAGAATAATCAGTAGCCATATATAATGTTTTTACAATAAATATAGCAGATCACAGATCTAAAATAAATCTTATTTAAAATGATAATGTAGTAGATGATTATTCATTTTTTATTAAGAATCTTAAAAATATATTAATTTGAATTTTATAAATAAGGTATCTGAAAATTTATATTTATTTACTATTTAGTCTCTATAACATTAGGAGCTTATGCTAATGATTAAACTCCCATATAGCTTATTGTGATAATATACAGGTAGCGCAATAAGAAGATTTGGTAATACAAAAATTGGTTAAACTATTTCCAACTGAAACAAATTGTATTATTGTTGGTTGTTTATGAGATGTGTAAGCTAATCAGTTAAAATATTTAATTGTTTGGCAAGAACAATTTGGACCTGTAATTTATGGTCAGTATCAACTAGGAGATAATGTTAGAGGTTCTACATTTGTATGTGAACGCTCTAAAAATCCGTATGTTGGTTGACCGCTTGGATATGAATATAAGACAACATTTGTAATATGTTCATTTGATAATATTGAAAACTAGTATTTAGTTAACATGAATAGCAAAGAATTACATAAGTAATTTGCTATTGGTAACATTTACTAACTCTTTAAATAATTCTAAATCTATTCTATTTGCATTAAAATATTCAGGATGCCACTGAACGCCTATAACAAATTTATGTTTTGTTGATTCGATGGCTTCAATTACTCCATCTTCTGCTTTTGCAGATACGATAAGATTATTACCAAGTTGTTTAACAGCCTGGTGATGGCTCGAATTAACCATTGTTCTTAGATTATTATTTGCTATCCTAGCAAGCTGAGTATTTGCCTCTATATTAATTGCATGCGAAACTATATTTTTAGGTGGAGGTTGGGTATGATTAATTATAGTTTCAATATCATCAGGAATATGTTTAATAAGCGTACCTTTGAAAATAACGTTTAATAACTGCATACCTCGGCATATACCTAAAACAGGAATATCTCTCTCTAATGCTTTCTTTAAAACTAATATTTCAAAATTATCACGTTCTTCATTAGACATTACTACATATTTAGCGTATTTCGGCTCATAAAATTTAGGATGTATATCCTCATCACCGCCTGGAATTACAATGCCGTCAACAAGGTGTATAAGCTGATCTATGGTTTCACTTTGATAAGGTAATAATAGCGGTATACCGCCAACTGCGATAATCGCATCAGTATAGTTTTTTCGCAAGGCATACCATGGAAAAGCAGCGTAAGTATATTTTTCACAATTTTGAACTAAATCAGGTGTAATACCTATTATTGGGTTTTTATGCATTTTTATTGTCATTTTACTACTTTTCAGTTATGTAATTTCTGAATAGGTGGACTCCAGCTCTTTGTCTTTATTATACTGTGGCTTGCACGGTATCCAAAAAAATAAAAAATACTGGATCATACTATAAGCTTGCGGTATTATAGATTACTGGATTTGTACTTTCCTATATTTATAGGAATGACATATAATATTTACTCTTCAATACGCGGTGGTGTTTCAAATGTATGAAATGGTGGTGGAGAGGTAAGTGTCCACTCAAGCGTATTGGCACCTTCGCCCCAAGGATTCATTGGACAATCTTTGCCATATTTTAAAGTATAAAAAACGATAAATACAAAATAAAGAGCAGCAAACAT
The sequence above is a segment of the Rickettsia sp. Oklahoma-10 genome. Coding sequences within it:
- a CDS encoding gamma-glutamyl-gamma-aminobutyrate hydrolase family protein, with the translated sequence MHKNPIIGITPDLVQNCEKYTYAAFPWYALRKNYTDAIIAVGGIPLLLPYQSETIDQLIHLVDGIVIPGGDEDIHPKFYEPKYAKYVVMSNEERDNFEILVLKKALERDIPVLGICRGMQLLNVIFKGTLIKHIPDDIETIINHTQPPPKNIVSHAINIEANTQLARIANNNLRTMVNSSHHQAVKQLGNNLIVSAKAEDGVIEAIESTKHKFVIGVQWHPEYFNANRIDLELFKELVNVTNSKLLM